One Candidatus Binatia bacterium genomic window carries:
- a CDS encoding SDR family oxidoreductase: METASAAARRVLVTGAAGYIGRQLVRRLATDPAVEIIVASDLRPSTSDDGGKMVVDVRDIRDPALAEVMLSYRIDSVIHLASVVTPPPGMPRQEIYSIDVGGTQNVLEGCSRAGVRRLIVSSSGAAYGYHADNPDWIDETAPLRGNESFAYSHHKRIIEELLARYRDQHPELVQIVFRFCTILGREVNNQISALFEGKVVLGVSGSLAPFVFIWDEDVVEVLRLALWREQSGIYNVAGDGALTLPEIARKVGKPYVPLPRWLLIGALAVLHRLGLSRYGPEQVDFLAFRPVLSNRRLKEEFGYVPRYSSTEAFERYWATRQSRGT; encoded by the coding sequence ATGGAAACAGCGAGCGCCGCGGCACGCCGCGTTCTTGTTACCGGCGCCGCCGGGTACATCGGACGTCAACTGGTGCGCCGGCTCGCGACCGATCCTGCCGTTGAAATCATCGTGGCGAGCGACCTGCGTCCGAGTACGAGCGACGACGGCGGAAAAATGGTCGTTGACGTTCGCGATATCCGTGATCCAGCGCTGGCCGAGGTCATGCTCAGCTACCGGATCGACTCTGTAATCCACTTAGCCTCCGTGGTCACTCCACCGCCGGGAATGCCGCGACAGGAAATCTACTCCATCGATGTCGGTGGCACGCAAAATGTACTCGAGGGTTGTTCGCGCGCGGGCGTTCGCCGGCTCATCGTGAGCAGCAGCGGCGCCGCTTACGGCTACCATGCCGACAATCCTGACTGGATCGACGAGACCGCACCGCTCCGCGGCAACGAATCGTTTGCGTACTCCCACCACAAGCGAATCATCGAAGAACTGCTCGCACGTTACCGCGACCAGCATCCGGAGCTGGTGCAAATCGTCTTCCGGTTTTGCACGATTCTCGGTAGGGAGGTGAACAATCAAATCTCCGCTCTGTTCGAGGGCAAGGTTGTTCTTGGTGTATCGGGGTCGCTGGCCCCATTTGTCTTTATCTGGGATGAGGACGTTGTCGAGGTCCTACGCTTGGCGTTGTGGCGGGAGCAATCAGGCATCTACAACGTCGCCGGCGACGGAGCTTTGACCCTCCCCGAAATCGCGCGTAAGGTTGGTAAGCCCTATGTGCCCCTCCCCCGCTGGCTGCTCATCGGTGCACTCGCCGTTCTCCATCGGCTGGGTCTGTCGCGCTATGGCCCGGAGCAGGTGGACTTCCTCGCCTTCCGACCAGTGCTCTCCAACCGGCGCTTGAAGGAAGAGTTTGGTTACGTTCCACGCTACTCCTCCACCGAGGCGTTCGAACGGTACTGGGCCACACGTCAGTCTCGTGGGACCTGA
- a CDS encoding M20/M25/M40 family metallo-hydrolase — protein MDRERIVKWMEQFWADAAVPTLCEYIRVPNQSPGFDPNWQSNGLLDEAVGLAAKWVQAQSIPGLSCEIVRLPGRTPLLVLEWPGGVDRTVLLYGHLDKQPPFEGWESGLGPYNPVIRGERLYGRGGADDGYAVFAIVAAMACLADQKLSHPRCVALIEASEESGSGDLPAYVEALRERIGTPELVVALDSGCGDYERLWVTVSLRGLVNGLLTVAVLREGIHSGAGSGVVPSSFRIVRQLLSRFEDEETGQITLAALCAPIPEDRRREIEHMAAVLGASFVAGIPFLSGVRPVSDDTAELLLNRTWRPQLEITGAAGLPPPGAAGNVLRPSTQLKFSLRLPPLVDGQIAAKALKSVLESDPPYGARVSLDCLEATTGWNAPPLVPPLQRCLMQASESYFGAPPCFMGEGGTIPFMSMLARRFPQAQYLVTGVLGPNSNAHGPNEFLHLPTARRISAVLVDVLALVGSESLAR, from the coding sequence TTGGATCGGGAGAGAATCGTCAAGTGGATGGAGCAATTTTGGGCGGATGCTGCGGTGCCCACGCTTTGCGAGTACATTCGTGTCCCGAATCAATCTCCGGGCTTCGATCCGAATTGGCAAAGCAATGGGTTGCTGGACGAGGCTGTCGGGCTGGCAGCGAAGTGGGTGCAGGCGCAGTCCATACCTGGTCTTTCGTGCGAGATTGTCCGGCTTCCGGGGCGTACCCCGCTTCTGGTGCTTGAGTGGCCAGGCGGCGTCGATCGGACGGTGCTTCTCTACGGCCATCTCGATAAGCAGCCGCCCTTTGAAGGATGGGAAAGCGGACTGGGTCCTTACAACCCCGTGATCCGCGGCGAGCGCTTGTATGGCCGTGGGGGCGCCGATGACGGCTACGCCGTCTTTGCCATCGTTGCGGCAATGGCTTGCTTAGCGGACCAAAAGCTTTCGCACCCTCGTTGTGTGGCTTTGATCGAGGCGTCGGAGGAAAGCGGCAGCGGTGATTTGCCGGCGTACGTGGAGGCCCTGAGAGAGCGGATTGGCACACCCGAGCTTGTGGTCGCGTTGGATTCTGGATGCGGTGATTACGAGCGGCTTTGGGTGACTGTGTCTTTGCGGGGGTTGGTGAACGGCTTGCTGACGGTTGCCGTTTTGCGCGAAGGCATTCATTCAGGGGCGGGAAGTGGCGTCGTGCCGTCGTCATTTCGGATTGTTCGGCAACTTCTCTCGCGCTTCGAGGATGAAGAGACTGGGCAGATTACTTTGGCGGCGTTGTGTGCGCCCATTCCGGAGGATCGGCGGCGCGAGATCGAACACATGGCCGCGGTGTTGGGAGCCTCTTTTGTCGCAGGCATTCCTTTCTTGTCGGGTGTGCGACCCGTGAGCGATGACACGGCGGAGTTGTTGCTGAACCGCACGTGGCGCCCGCAACTGGAGATTACCGGTGCGGCTGGCCTACCGCCGCCGGGAGCGGCGGGAAACGTGCTCCGTCCGTCAACCCAGCTCAAGTTCTCCTTGCGGTTGCCGCCTTTGGTCGACGGGCAGATAGCTGCGAAGGCACTGAAAAGCGTGCTCGAATCCGATCCTCCCTACGGAGCGCGTGTCTCGCTGGATTGCTTGGAGGCGACCACCGGCTGGAACGCGCCGCCGCTGGTACCGCCTCTTCAACGCTGTTTAATGCAAGCCTCGGAGAGTTACTTCGGTGCGCCCCCCTGTTTCATGGGAGAAGGGGGAACGATTCCGTTTATGTCCATGCTGGCGCGACGCTTCCCGCAGGCTCAGTACTTGGTAACCGGTGTGCTTGGCCCTAACTCGAATGCGCACGGACCGAACGAGTTCCTTCATCTTCCAACCGCGCGGCGGATTAGTGCGGTATTGGTTGACGTGTTGGCGCTTGTCGGCAGCGAGTCGCTGGCGAGGTGA
- a CDS encoding amidohydrolase family protein codes for MLVNRRTFLRFCSLLALSACTPDSREYTDEDRDRLRQQELQESLRSGSGPFGPMVFSGYRDLARLNYFRLTEEGRLVINIDLPPVVDCHAHLGWSYFLAPAVDLLRRTPRTQYLMDCDGQEPPCELDLDVYVNSNFTESMLRGLQWETVRSLLFGSRAAGTHTIPNLLAEMDDLRIPQAAILPIAVPLPFSGDPTLYQLDAIDRAHARGRLIPFASVHPSDPSAAAKLQQYHERGVRGLKLHPEMQRFYPDSDEAMAIYAACRKLALPVIFHAGRSGIEPEFLRPYALIRRLHRAIAEFRDVRFLLGHAGARDSEDAAELARNYDNVWLELSSQGLTRIYELQRDLGSTKLVYGSDWPFYPQAVALAKVLLVTEHDERARERILSGNAREILGLQRAPDPS; via the coding sequence ATGCTCGTTAACCGGAGAACGTTCCTTCGTTTCTGCTCGCTACTCGCCCTGTCCGCCTGTACTCCGGACAGCCGAGAGTACACAGACGAAGACCGGGATCGTCTTCGGCAACAAGAGTTGCAGGAGTCGCTTCGTTCAGGATCCGGCCCCTTTGGGCCCATGGTGTTTTCCGGTTACCGCGACTTGGCGCGCTTAAATTATTTCCGTCTCACCGAGGAAGGCCGCCTTGTCATCAACATTGACCTTCCGCCCGTGGTAGATTGCCACGCACACCTCGGCTGGTCTTACTTTCTGGCGCCAGCCGTGGACCTTCTGCGCCGCACGCCACGTACGCAGTACCTGATGGATTGTGACGGCCAAGAGCCCCCCTGCGAACTCGACCTCGATGTTTACGTGAACAGCAATTTTACCGAGTCCATGTTGCGTGGCCTCCAGTGGGAGACGGTTCGCAGCCTCCTCTTCGGCAGCCGTGCCGCAGGCACACATACGATTCCCAATCTGCTGGCTGAAATGGACGACTTGCGAATCCCGCAGGCCGCCATCTTGCCCATTGCCGTTCCACTGCCGTTCAGTGGGGACCCGACCCTGTATCAGCTCGATGCCATCGACCGCGCGCATGCCCGAGGCCGCCTGATTCCATTCGCCTCCGTTCATCCCAGCGATCCCAGTGCGGCAGCCAAGTTGCAGCAGTATCACGAGCGCGGGGTCCGCGGGCTCAAGTTGCACCCGGAGATGCAGCGCTTTTATCCAGATTCCGACGAAGCCATGGCCATTTACGCTGCATGCCGTAAACTCGCACTGCCAGTCATTTTTCACGCGGGGCGCTCGGGTATCGAGCCCGAATTCCTTCGCCCCTACGCGCTCATTCGCCGGCTACACCGGGCAATCGCCGAGTTTCGCGATGTGCGATTTCTCCTTGGCCATGCCGGCGCCCGCGACAGCGAGGACGCAGCGGAGTTAGCTCGCAATTACGACAATGTTTGGCTGGAGCTCTCGAGCCAAGGTTTAACCCGCATCTACGAACTGCAGCGCGACCTCGGAAGCACAAAGCTCGTGTACGGGAGCGATTGGCCGTTTTATCCGCAAGCGGTCGCCTTAGCGAAGGTCCTCTTAGTCACCGAGCACGATGAACGAGCCAGGGAACGCATTTTGTCGGGCAATGCGCGTGAGATCCTCGGCCTTCAACGGGCGCCTGATCCCTCGTGA
- a CDS encoding acyl-CoA dehydrogenase family protein gives MDETAVRSDVTDEIVAAVRRFVEREVVPVASELEHRNEYPHALVARMKELGLFGATIPVQYGGLGLSVATYARIVEELARGWMSLSGVLNTHLMVAYLLREHGTAEQKQRYLPAMARGDHRGALCLTEPHAGSDVQRIRTTAVRRGDVYVLNGSKMFITNARTATIYAIVAKTDPKAEPPYKGMSLFLGEKGPGLTVSRDIDKLGYKGIETCEVHLEDYEVPTANLLGGVEGRGFVQVMSGLEVGRVNIAARAVGVATAAFEQAIRYAQQRETFGKPIAQHQAIQLKLADMATKIQAARLLTYSAAEKKDRGERADVEAGMAKLFASETCLEVATEAMRVLGGYGYTAEFPVERYFRDAPLMIIGEGTNEIQRLVIARQLLERYKI, from the coding sequence ATGGACGAGACAGCTGTTCGTAGTGACGTTACTGACGAAATCGTTGCGGCGGTGCGGCGCTTCGTGGAGCGCGAGGTGGTGCCGGTGGCTAGCGAACTCGAGCACCGCAACGAATACCCGCATGCACTGGTGGCGCGGATGAAGGAGCTCGGCCTGTTCGGCGCTACCATCCCAGTACAATACGGCGGCTTGGGGCTTAGCGTTGCGACGTATGCTCGCATCGTCGAGGAACTGGCCCGTGGATGGATGAGCTTAAGCGGCGTGCTGAATACGCATCTCATGGTTGCTTACTTGCTGCGCGAGCACGGCACTGCCGAGCAAAAGCAGCGCTACCTGCCAGCGATGGCGCGCGGTGATCATCGTGGGGCGCTCTGCCTGACGGAGCCTCACGCAGGTAGCGATGTGCAACGCATCCGCACCACTGCCGTGCGGCGCGGTGATGTGTACGTGCTCAACGGCAGCAAAATGTTCATCACCAACGCACGTACGGCAACCATCTATGCAATCGTCGCCAAAACCGATCCCAAGGCCGAGCCCCCATATAAAGGAATGAGCTTGTTTCTTGGAGAAAAGGGGCCGGGCCTCACAGTGAGCCGTGATATCGACAAGCTTGGTTACAAGGGAATCGAAACGTGTGAGGTCCACTTGGAGGACTACGAGGTTCCGACGGCCAATTTGTTAGGAGGCGTTGAAGGCAGGGGTTTCGTACAGGTGATGAGCGGCTTGGAGGTTGGGCGCGTGAACATTGCCGCCCGCGCCGTCGGTGTGGCGACTGCCGCCTTCGAGCAGGCCATTCGCTACGCCCAGCAGCGGGAAACCTTTGGTAAACCCATTGCCCAACACCAAGCGATTCAGCTTAAGTTGGCCGACATGGCAACTAAAATCCAAGCGGCGCGGCTCCTGACCTATTCGGCTGCGGAAAAGAAGGATCGTGGCGAGCGTGCCGATGTGGAGGCCGGGATGGCGAAGTTGTTTGCGTCGGAAACCTGCCTCGAAGTTGCCACCGAGGCAATGCGCGTACTTGGAGGCTACGGCTACACGGCTGAGTTCCCGGTGGAGCGGTACTTTCGTGATGCGCCGCTGATGATCATTGGCGAGGGGACGAACGAAATCCAGCGGTTGGTCATCGCCCGGCAACTCCTGGAGCGCTACAAGATTTAG
- a CDS encoding alpha-L-glutamate ligase-like protein, translating into MAMNLVARLRTLHRLALGLNRRNHDFGIALNPPHLVALVDNKSATKLALAARQVPTPQTFGRFRSVAELRTLGDALRNHTSFVMKPARGAGGEGIVVVTGRKGNTFIKASGETLHWNDLRAHAAEILVGAYALNQTYDEVLIEERLELHPDLARFVFRGIPDIRILVAYGVPILAMMRLPTRRSDGRANLHLGGVGVGVDLESGQATHAVWGEKPVVAHPDTQAPLRELQVPQWQSLLEVAAACFDCVPLGYFGVDLVLDPHVGPCVLELNARPGLAIQLANHVGLRPLLTALHSKLAHQNGLGAEDRVRLGLEVYRAHKAETASRA; encoded by the coding sequence ATGGCGATGAACTTGGTCGCACGGCTTCGTACCCTTCACCGGCTCGCTCTCGGGCTAAACCGTCGCAATCACGATTTCGGCATCGCATTGAATCCCCCGCACCTGGTGGCACTGGTCGACAACAAAAGTGCCACCAAGCTGGCATTGGCGGCGCGACAGGTTCCCACACCTCAGACCTTCGGCAGGTTCCGTTCCGTTGCGGAACTGAGAACGTTGGGAGACGCTCTCCGTAACCACACGAGCTTCGTGATGAAGCCAGCCCGCGGCGCCGGAGGCGAGGGAATCGTGGTCGTGACCGGTCGCAAGGGCAACACCTTCATCAAGGCGAGTGGAGAGACATTGCACTGGAACGATTTGCGCGCTCATGCTGCGGAAATTTTGGTGGGCGCCTACGCGTTGAACCAGACGTATGACGAGGTGCTCATCGAGGAGCGGCTGGAACTTCACCCGGATCTGGCCCGCTTCGTATTTCGCGGCATTCCTGACATCCGCATCTTGGTTGCGTACGGCGTCCCCATCCTCGCGATGATGAGGCTCCCGACGCGTCGCTCCGACGGCCGGGCCAACTTACACTTGGGGGGTGTCGGTGTGGGCGTGGACCTCGAAAGCGGACAAGCCACCCATGCGGTCTGGGGGGAAAAGCCCGTTGTGGCCCATCCGGACACGCAGGCACCTTTGCGAGAGTTGCAAGTGCCGCAGTGGCAAAGCCTCCTGGAAGTTGCTGCAGCGTGTTTCGATTGCGTGCCTTTAGGATACTTCGGCGTCGACCTGGTATTAGATCCCCATGTCGGCCCGTGCGTCCTCGAGCTCAACGCTCGACCGGGCTTAGCCATCCAGTTGGCCAATCATGTCGGCCTGCGGCCATTGCTGACAGCGCTCCACTCCAAGCTAGCGCACCAGAACGGGCTTGGCGCCGAGGATCGCGTTCGCTTAGGCCTCGAAGTGTACCGGGCGCACAAAGCGGAAACCGCTTCCCGCGCTTGA